The genomic DNA GCTCTCACGCTCTCTCCTTATAAATTTTATAAATTCCATAAATCGTAATGAATATCCAAAAGACCTCTATCAAAAATGAACCGAGGTTAAAGTGCACAAAAAGCGAGATGATAAGTAGCACCGCACCTGCTAAATTTATTATCTGATAGGCTAGATCGCGGCTATTTAGGTGGCCGATCTGAAGTAAAAAGTAGCCCATCACGATACAAATCATCCCTAAAAAGCCGATGATCTGAAAAAGATCGATCAAATTTTATCCTTTTTGCAAGCTTAAATTTAAAGCAAGATCATATCTAATTAGTTTTAAATTTATGATTATAAGATAAAATAACTCCATTTTTCAGATTGGATTAAAGTTTTATGGATTTTGAGTTTATTGAGAAATTTTATCCGCTTTATGTTAAGGCCGGAGTGCTTACCTGTGAGATCGCCTTTTTAGGGATCATTTTTTCTATTTTGATCGGTATTTTTTGTATGGCTGTAAAATTTTACAAGCTAAAATTTCTATCAAAAGTGATTGACTGCTACGTCGAGCTCTCAAGAAATACGCCACTTCTTATACAGCTTTTCTTTTTATATTATGGCTTGCCAAAGCTTGGAGTGTCAATGAGCGGCTTTGCCTGTGCGGTTGCGGGACTTAGCTTTCTTGGTGGTAGCTATATGAGCGAGAGCTTTAGGCTTGGCTTTGAGGCAGTGAGAAAGTCGCAGATCGAAGCGGGACTTAGCATCGCACTTAGCAAAAATCAGCTCCTAAGATATGTTATCTTGCCTCAAGCATTTAGCGTAGCGGTGCCAAGTATTAGTGCAAATATTATCTTTTTACTAAAAGAGACAAGCATCGTTAGTATCGTAGCTCTTGCTGATCTAGTTTACGTCGCAAAGGATCTTATCGGGCTTTATTACAAGACAGACGAGGCACTTTTTATGCTGGTTATTAGCTATCTCATCATCATTTTGCCAGTCTCGCTGGTGCTTAGCTATGTCGAAAAAAGGGTGAGAAATGCAAGGAGTTAGTATTTTATTTGACACGCAAAATTTACTAAGACTCTTTGAAGGTCTAGTCGTTAGCACAGAAATTTCATTTATCTCTATTTTTATCTCTATAATCGGTGGCTTAGTGCTTGGCGTGCTTATGAGCATGAAAAACAAATTTATCTATTTTATTTTAAAAATTTGCCTAGAAATCGTTCGCATAATGCCTCAGATCGTTTGGCTATTTTTATTTTATTTTGGTGTCAGTAAGGCGTTTGATATTCACATTTCAGCATTTACAGCCTCATTCATCGTCTTTAGCTTGTGGGGAATTTTTGAAATGATGGACATCGTGCGTGGCGCAATAACATCAATACCAAAACATCAATTTGAATCAGCCGCCTCACTTGGGCTTAGTAAATTTCAAATTTACTTTTATGTCATCATCCCGCTTGCTACTAGAAGGCTAGTGCCTGGGGCTGTAAATTTACTAAGCCGTATGATAAAAACGACCTCTATAGTCGTGCTAATCGGCGTTGTAGAGGTAGTCAAGGTCGGTCAGCAGATCATCGAGCGAAATGTATTTACAAATCCTATGGCGCCATTTTGGATATACACGCTCATATTCTTTTTATATTTTGTGATCTGCTATCCAGTCTCAAAACTATCAAAAAAACTAGAAGAAAAATGGAGTTAAAATGAGCGAAAACATATTAGAACTTAAAAAAATAAATAAATTTTATGGAGAGCTTCACGCCTTAAAAGATATAAATTTAGAGGTAAAAAGCGGTGAAGTGGTCGTGCTTCTTGGACCATCGGGCTGTGGCAAAAGCACAACTCTTAGGTGCATAAACGGCCTTGAGAGTATCGCAAGCGGTGAGATAATAATCGATGGCGAAGTGATTGATGCTAAATTTAATGATTGGCAA from Campylobacter concisus includes the following:
- a CDS encoding CBU_0592 family membrane protein, with product MIDLFQIIGFLGMICIVMGYFLLQIGHLNSRDLAYQIINLAGAVLLIISLFVHFNLGSFLIEVFWIFITIYGIYKIYKERA
- a CDS encoding amino acid ABC transporter permease → MDFEFIEKFYPLYVKAGVLTCEIAFLGIIFSILIGIFCMAVKFYKLKFLSKVIDCYVELSRNTPLLIQLFFLYYGLPKLGVSMSGFACAVAGLSFLGGSYMSESFRLGFEAVRKSQIEAGLSIALSKNQLLRYVILPQAFSVAVPSISANIIFLLKETSIVSIVALADLVYVAKDLIGLYYKTDEALFMLVISYLIIILPVSLVLSYVEKRVRNARS
- a CDS encoding amino acid ABC transporter permease, translating into MQGVSILFDTQNLLRLFEGLVVSTEISFISIFISIIGGLVLGVLMSMKNKFIYFILKICLEIVRIMPQIVWLFLFYFGVSKAFDIHISAFTASFIVFSLWGIFEMMDIVRGAITSIPKHQFESAASLGLSKFQIYFYVIIPLATRRLVPGAVNLLSRMIKTTSIVVLIGVVEVVKVGQQIIERNVFTNPMAPFWIYTLIFFLYFVICYPVSKLSKKLEEKWS